Proteins co-encoded in one Saprospira grandis genomic window:
- a CDS encoding aromatic hydrocarbon degradation protein: MNKFSLFVFFSIFSSALMAQISSDALLFSERLQPNTARSMAVGGALGALGADMSSLNGNPAGLAVYRGSEFSISPGLQFANIQSQFLADSTLPRSSNNRLSFNLGSVGLVLAQEQSTDWRYVNFGLSFGRTASFNRTYSFSGTSTGSRIINFTQEANAANALPDDLDPFEERLAWDAYFIDNPGGGSDYVGSVVDSNRAYIQKSQLVRQSGGINELNIALAGNYKNRLYIGGSLGITFLNFRDFRSYSETEPTGNMDFKSLNFDEIRTVKGTGINLKLGLIYRVNKRLRVGLSMHTPTAMSLTENLDTELSGAVVWNDTLRETSATEPWVSPTAEYKQDFFSPWVFALSMGHTFGGKTDPIKGYLGIDGEYLNYAGSSYALQASDENATAGDQAFIDAVNNAITDTYQGAYRLRVGGEIAINSLRLRASYRLQSSPYLDQVKGVNDLRHDITAGFGFRQEHVFFDLSYMRSIRDFEYSPYYATSSYNNPRTSNSETIGLFMMTLGFRF, encoded by the coding sequence ATGAACAAGTTTAGTCTTTTTGTCTTTTTCTCCATCTTTAGTTCGGCCCTAATGGCCCAAATAAGCAGCGATGCCCTGCTCTTTTCCGAACGCTTGCAGCCCAATACTGCCCGCAGCATGGCGGTTGGCGGCGCCCTGGGCGCCCTTGGAGCCGATATGAGCAGCCTCAATGGCAATCCCGCTGGCCTTGCCGTTTACCGAGGCTCGGAGTTTAGTATTAGCCCCGGCCTACAGTTTGCCAATATCCAAAGCCAATTTTTAGCCGATAGTACCCTGCCCCGCTCTAGCAACAACCGCCTAAGTTTTAACCTTGGCTCTGTAGGACTTGTCTTGGCCCAAGAACAAAGTACAGATTGGCGCTATGTCAATTTTGGCCTTAGCTTCGGCCGAACGGCCTCTTTTAATCGGACCTATTCTTTTTCTGGAACCTCTACCGGCTCTCGCATTATTAACTTCACCCAAGAGGCTAATGCCGCCAATGCCCTGCCCGATGATTTAGACCCCTTTGAAGAACGCCTCGCTTGGGATGCCTATTTTATTGATAATCCTGGCGGCGGTAGCGATTATGTAGGCTCGGTGGTCGATTCTAATCGCGCTTATATTCAAAAAAGCCAATTGGTCCGCCAATCGGGCGGCATCAATGAGCTCAATATTGCCCTAGCGGGTAATTACAAAAACAGGCTTTATATTGGTGGAAGCCTAGGCATTACCTTTCTCAACTTCCGAGACTTTAGAAGCTATAGCGAGACCGAACCTACAGGAAACATGGACTTTAAAAGCCTCAACTTCGATGAGATTCGGACGGTAAAAGGAACAGGCATCAACCTTAAACTAGGCCTTATTTATAGAGTCAATAAACGCCTTAGAGTAGGCCTCAGTATGCATACGCCCACGGCCATGAGTCTGACCGAAAACCTAGATACCGAACTTAGCGGGGCGGTGGTCTGGAACGATACCCTCCGCGAAACTTCTGCTACAGAACCTTGGGTCTCTCCTACCGCAGAATATAAACAAGACTTTTTCTCTCCCTGGGTTTTTGCCCTTAGTATGGGCCATACCTTTGGCGGAAAAACCGACCCCATTAAGGGCTATTTGGGCATAGATGGCGAATACCTCAATTATGCAGGCAGTAGCTATGCACTCCAAGCCTCGGATGAAAATGCTACCGCTGGAGACCAAGCCTTTATTGATGCGGTGAATAACGCAATTACTGATACTTATCAGGGCGCCTACCGCCTTAGAGTGGGTGGCGAAATTGCCATCAATTCGCTTCGTCTAAGAGCGAGCTACCGCCTACAAAGCTCCCCTTATTTGGACCAAGTGAAGGGGGTAAACGATTTGCGCCATGATATTACTGCGGGCTTTGGCTTTCGCCAAGAGCATGTCTTTTTTGACCTTAGCTATATGCGGAGCATCAGAGATTTTGAATACTCGCCCTATTATGCTACTTCTAGCTATAATAACCCTAGAACGAGCAATAGCGAAACTATTGGGCTCTTTATGATGACCCTAGGCTTTAGATTTTAA
- the folD gene encoding bifunctional methylenetetrahydrofolate dehydrogenase/methenyltetrahydrofolate cyclohydrolase FolD, with translation MQLLDGKALSQSIQLELKAEVEQIVAQGGRPPHLVAVLVGEHPASASYVRNKMRACERANFRSSLKKLPVDIAQEDLLAEIAALNQDPEVDGYILQLPLPAHIDEHLVTQAVAPEKDVDGFHPYNLGQMLLGEDSYLPATPMGMITLLERYGMETSGKEAVVIGRSNIVGRPMSVLLSRKHPQGNCTVTVLHSRSQNMAEHCRRADIIVAAIGQANFLTADMVKEGAIILDVGINAIDDPKAKRGYRLVGDVDFEGVKEKVSAITPVPGGVGPMTVVSLLMNCLKAYKTGAGKALEKQ, from the coding sequence ATGCAACTTTTAGATGGTAAAGCCCTCTCTCAAAGTATTCAATTAGAGCTCAAAGCGGAAGTAGAGCAAATTGTCGCCCAAGGCGGTCGCCCCCCTCATTTGGTGGCGGTTTTAGTGGGAGAACATCCTGCTTCGGCCAGTTATGTGCGCAACAAAATGCGAGCTTGCGAAAGAGCCAATTTTCGGTCTAGCTTGAAAAAACTGCCCGTAGATATTGCTCAGGAGGACTTATTGGCGGAAATAGCTGCGCTCAATCAAGACCCCGAAGTAGATGGCTATATTTTGCAGTTGCCCTTGCCGGCACATATAGATGAACATTTGGTAACGCAGGCGGTTGCGCCCGAAAAAGATGTGGATGGCTTTCATCCCTATAATTTGGGCCAGATGCTTTTGGGCGAAGACTCTTATTTGCCCGCTACGCCTATGGGCATGATTACCCTTTTGGAGCGTTATGGGATGGAAACATCGGGCAAAGAAGCCGTAGTGATTGGTCGTTCGAACATTGTGGGCCGCCCGATGAGTGTTTTGCTTTCTCGCAAACATCCGCAGGGAAATTGTACGGTTACGGTATTGCACAGCCGCAGCCAAAACATGGCCGAACATTGTCGACGGGCCGATATTATTGTAGCCGCTATTGGTCAGGCCAACTTCCTGACCGCCGATATGGTGAAAGAAGGCGCCATTATCTTAGATGTGGGCATCAACGCCATAGACGACCCCAAGGCCAAAAGAGGCTATCGTCTGGTTGGAGATGTAGATTTTGAGGGAGTAAAAGAAAAGGTGTCGGCCATCACGCCCGTACCCGGTGGAGTTGGTCCCATGACCGTAGTATCCTTATTGATGAACTGCCTAAAAGCCTATAAAACAGGCGCAGGCAAAGCCCTAGAAAAGCAATAA
- a CDS encoding penicillin acylase family protein has product MRILSFLAVLAITIFLFLFLNSSDFASSTVESLSGKETFIPPMGKLLSPSSGFWRNAESKTGPSLSSSLSDGSLSAPVELLYDDRMVPHIFADNMQDAFFAQGYATASLRLWQMEFQTHAVSGRLAEVLATSEKMREVLLKMDRKKRKAGLPLAAKKTVELWKKDPKTYELLQRYADGVNAYIDDLSYAELPLEYKLLNYRPEKWTVLKSALLLKAMAEDLTAKDHDFEMTNAYKYFGRDTFNLFYPEYFPEQSPIINDTAFYNFKPVAVGDSLAKPFLGFDQGLPKNPKPQPKGIGSNNWALGGKKTASGYPILCNDPHLKLNLPSIWFEAQIVTPDFNVYGATLPGAPGIISGFNQHIAWGVTNVAHDVRDWYAIQWTDETKSSYIFDGEEKASEKILDTVYVRGAGFVVDTLIYTHFGPVVRTVNGQDYVLHWQANEPSSEAKTFILLAQAKNYQDYQAAIKHFSCPAQNLVFACNNGDIALWTQGKLPLRRPEQGKFVADGRYSFNQWSGFMPQEHIPHEYNPQKGYVASANQHSVSPAYPYYTYGYFEEYRGRYLNGQLDALSAATDSEMKALQLSNFSQKAQDFLPLLMKYLQRGELSKDELELLALFRDWDYEYTAEAVAPTIFEDWFYNLQALTYDELEEAAAQGMELNYPDAWHLLGLLKRDTSSFIWDKVSTEKQERIEDIVTLSFKETLNTVPKNKSGQPISWGEMKATALYHLARIEEFSILNLSVGGTADALNAVSNRYDFAASRKADSLMHKGGSAAGPSWRMIVELGEKKPKAQAIYPGGQSGNPGSHYYDNMVQAWAEGRYNKLLYLESAEEGKEKIRIRQRLH; this is encoded by the coding sequence ATGCGAATATTGAGTTTTTTGGCCGTTTTGGCCATTACTATATTTCTATTTCTCTTTCTCAACTCCTCCGACTTTGCCTCTTCTACGGTAGAGAGTTTGAGTGGAAAAGAGACTTTTATTCCTCCGATGGGGAAGTTGTTGAGTCCGAGCTCGGGCTTTTGGCGAAATGCCGAAAGCAAAACGGGCCCTTCGCTCTCCTCTTCTCTGAGCGATGGCTCGCTGTCGGCCCCCGTAGAACTGCTCTATGACGACCGAATGGTCCCACATATCTTTGCCGACAATATGCAGGATGCTTTTTTTGCCCAGGGGTATGCTACGGCTAGCCTTCGACTTTGGCAGATGGAGTTTCAGACGCATGCGGTTTCTGGCCGTTTGGCCGAGGTGTTGGCCACCTCTGAAAAGATGCGAGAAGTTTTGTTGAAGATGGACCGTAAAAAGCGGAAGGCGGGCTTGCCCTTGGCCGCTAAAAAGACCGTAGAACTTTGGAAGAAAGACCCCAAAACCTACGAACTCTTGCAACGCTATGCCGATGGCGTCAATGCTTATATTGATGATTTATCTTATGCCGAATTACCTTTGGAGTATAAGTTACTGAATTATCGTCCCGAAAAATGGACGGTCCTTAAATCGGCCCTTTTGCTCAAAGCTATGGCCGAGGACTTGACCGCTAAGGATCATGATTTTGAGATGACCAATGCTTATAAATACTTTGGTCGAGATACCTTCAATCTTTTTTATCCAGAATATTTTCCCGAGCAATCGCCTATTATTAACGATACGGCCTTCTATAACTTTAAGCCCGTAGCGGTAGGAGATAGCTTGGCCAAACCCTTTTTGGGTTTTGATCAGGGCTTGCCGAAAAACCCCAAGCCCCAGCCTAAGGGTATTGGGAGTAATAACTGGGCCCTGGGCGGCAAAAAAACGGCTTCAGGTTATCCTATTTTGTGTAATGACCCCCACCTCAAGCTCAATCTGCCCTCTATTTGGTTTGAGGCGCAAATTGTAACGCCTGATTTTAATGTCTATGGGGCAACATTGCCCGGAGCGCCAGGTATTATCTCTGGTTTTAATCAGCATATTGCTTGGGGGGTGACCAATGTGGCCCATGATGTTCGCGATTGGTACGCCATTCAATGGACCGATGAAACGAAATCGAGCTATATCTTTGATGGCGAAGAAAAAGCCAGCGAGAAAATCCTCGATACCGTTTATGTACGAGGAGCGGGCTTTGTTGTCGATACGCTTATTTATACGCATTTTGGTCCGGTCGTTCGCACCGTAAATGGCCAAGACTATGTCTTGCATTGGCAGGCCAACGAGCCTAGCTCCGAGGCCAAAACCTTTATCCTATTGGCCCAAGCCAAAAACTACCAAGATTATCAGGCGGCCATTAAGCATTTTTCTTGCCCCGCCCAAAACTTGGTCTTTGCCTGTAATAATGGAGACATTGCGCTTTGGACCCAAGGAAAACTGCCTTTGCGCCGACCCGAGCAAGGAAAATTTGTCGCCGATGGCCGCTATTCCTTCAATCAATGGTCGGGCTTTATGCCCCAAGAGCATATTCCACACGAATATAACCCCCAAAAGGGCTATGTGGCCTCGGCCAATCAGCATTCGGTCAGCCCCGCCTATCCTTATTATACCTATGGTTATTTTGAGGAGTATCGTGGGCGCTACCTCAATGGTCAGCTAGACGCCCTTTCTGCAGCCACCGATAGCGAAATGAAGGCCTTGCAATTGAGTAATTTTAGCCAAAAGGCCCAAGATTTTCTGCCGCTGCTAATGAAGTACTTGCAAAGAGGCGAGCTGAGCAAAGACGAGCTAGAGCTCTTGGCCCTTTTCCGAGATTGGGATTATGAATATACGGCAGAGGCCGTGGCTCCAACCATCTTTGAAGATTGGTTCTATAATTTGCAGGCCCTTACCTATGACGAACTCGAAGAGGCCGCTGCCCAAGGTATGGAACTGAATTATCCCGATGCCTGGCATTTGTTGGGCCTCCTCAAGCGAGACACCAGTTCTTTTATTTGGGACAAAGTAAGCACCGAGAAGCAAGAACGCATTGAAGATATTGTGACGCTTTCGTTTAAGGAAACTCTAAATACGGTGCCCAAAAATAAGTCGGGCCAACCCATTAGCTGGGGAGAAATGAAGGCCACAGCCCTCTATCACCTGGCCCGCATCGAGGAGTTTAGTATCCTAAATTTATCGGTGGGCGGTACCGCCGATGCCCTCAATGCCGTGAGCAACCGCTACGATTTTGCGGCTAGCCGAAAGGCCGATAGCCTGATGCATAAGGGCGGCTCTGCGGCTGGACCCTCTTGGCGTATGATTGTCGAATTGGGCGAGAAGAAACCCAAGGCACAAGCCATTTATCCCGGTGGCCAATCGGGTAACCCCGGTAGCCACTACTATGATAATATGGTCCAAGCTTGGGCCGAGGGCCGCTACAACAAATTACTTTATCTAGAATCTGCCGAAGAAGGAAAAGAGAAGATCCGAATTCGCCAGCGTTTGCACTAA